Proteins encoded within one genomic window of Blattabacterium cuenoti:
- the sufB gene encoding Fe-S cluster assembly protein SufB, whose protein sequence is MKKDNNKILENFTNSEYKYGFYTPIKSDKIPVGLNEKIIQKISEKKNEPTWMLNWRLESYDIWKKMKPPKWANVNFKNPNFQNISYYSAPKKELNEKDTELLNNTFDKLGISIEEKKSFSGIATDIVLDSVSLVTTFQKKLKDKGIIFCSISDALKQYPDLVKRYLGSVVSNNDNFYAALNSAVFSDGSFCYVPKKIRCPMELSTYFRINESRTGQFERTLIIADKGSYVSYLEGCTAPQRKENQLHAAVVEILALEDSEVKYSTVQNWYPGNKEGEGGVFNFVTKRGLCENHAKISWIQVETGSSITWKYPSCILKGDFSMGEFYSLALTKNFQQADTGTKMIHIGKQTRSVIISKGISSGKAKNNYRGLVKISPKAIKSRNFSQCDSLLIGNQCEAHTFPYIQVYNSNSQVEHEATTSKIGKDQIFYCNQRGINTEKAISLIVNGFSNEILKKLPMEFAVEAKNLLEISLEGSVG, encoded by the coding sequence ATGAAAAAAGATAATAATAAAATATTAGAAAATTTCACAAATTCTGAATATAAATATGGATTTTACACTCCAATAAAATCGGATAAAATTCCAGTTGGATTAAATGAAAAAATTATTCAAAAAATATCAGAAAAAAAAAACGAACCAACATGGATGTTAAATTGGAGATTAGAATCATATGATATATGGAAAAAAATGAAACCTCCTAAATGGGCAAACGTCAATTTTAAAAATCCTAATTTTCAAAATATTAGTTATTATTCTGCTCCAAAAAAAGAATTAAATGAAAAAGATACGGAACTGTTAAACAATACATTTGACAAGTTAGGGATTTCTATAGAGGAAAAAAAATCTTTTTCTGGAATTGCAACAGATATTGTTTTAGATTCTGTTTCTTTAGTTACCACATTTCAAAAAAAATTAAAAGATAAGGGAATTATATTTTGTTCTATCAGTGATGCTTTAAAACAATATCCAGATCTTGTAAAAAGATATTTAGGTTCAGTTGTTTCAAACAATGATAATTTTTATGCAGCTTTAAATTCAGCTGTATTTTCAGATGGTTCATTTTGTTATGTTCCAAAAAAAATTAGATGTCCTATGGAGTTATCAACATATTTTCGTATTAACGAAAGTAGAACAGGTCAATTCGAGAGAACTTTAATTATTGCAGATAAAGGATCTTATGTCAGTTATTTGGAAGGATGTACAGCTCCGCAAAGAAAAGAAAATCAATTACATGCTGCTGTAGTAGAAATTTTAGCTTTGGAAGATTCTGAAGTAAAATATTCAACAGTTCAAAATTGGTATCCTGGAAACAAAGAAGGAGAAGGAGGAGTTTTTAATTTTGTGACAAAACGTGGGTTATGTGAAAATCATGCTAAAATATCTTGGATTCAAGTAGAAACTGGATCATCCATTACTTGGAAATATCCATCTTGTATTCTAAAAGGAGATTTCTCTATGGGAGAATTTTATTCTTTAGCATTGACTAAAAATTTTCAACAAGCGGATACAGGAACTAAAATGATTCATATCGGAAAACAAACTAGAAGTGTAATTATTTCAAAAGGAATTTCTTCTGGTAAAGCTAAAAATAATTATAGAGGATTAGTGAAAATTTCCCCTAAAGCTATAAAATCACGGAATTTTTCTCAATGTGATTCATTATTGATAGGAAATCAGTGTGAAGCTCATACTTTTCCTTATATTCAGGTATATAATTCTAATTCTCAAGTAGAACATGAAGCAACTACTTCAAAAATAGGAAAAGATCAAATTTTTTATTGTAACCAACGTGGTATTAATACAGAAAAAGCAATATCTCTTATTGTTAATGGATTTAGCAATGAAATATTAAAAAAACTTCCTATGGAATTTGCGGTAGAAGCTAAAAATCTTTTAGAAATATCTTTGGAAGGATCTGTTGGATAA
- a CDS encoding HesB/IscA family protein — translation MVFISDQAKKKLISLMEEEGISNDVSFVRFGVKSGGCSGLSYELTFDKVQKKEDQLFQHENMKILVDKNSIPYLSGTTLEYSGGLNGKGFYFKNPNAQHTCGCGKSFSS, via the coding sequence ATGGTTTTTATATCTGATCAAGCTAAAAAGAAATTGATTTCTCTTATGGAAGAAGAAGGTATTTCTAACGATGTTTCTTTTGTTAGATTTGGAGTAAAAAGTGGAGGATGCTCTGGGTTATCTTACGAACTGACTTTTGATAAAGTTCAAAAAAAAGAAGATCAACTTTTTCAACATGAAAATATGAAGATATTGGTAGATAAAAATAGTATTCCTTATTTATCAGGAACTACATTAGAATATTCAGGAGGTCTTAATGGAAAAGGATTTTATTTTAAAAATCCTAATGCTCAACACACTTGTGGATGTGGAAAAAGTTTTTCTTCATAA
- a CDS encoding DUF192 domain-containing protein, producing MKFLLTLIMTLFFLSSERNKNDFLLFSDMGDQLEIEFIKHGELYMKNENFIIKKINIEFASSDLEKKNGLKYRSFLKKNSGMLFFLRNKEEIQKIINMKEMRIPLDIIFLDKNHTVIFVNKHVYPEMEIEIEEGNYNNNIKYILEVNAGMTDKWGIKIGVTKIIDVLKN from the coding sequence ATGAAATTTTTATTAACATTGATAATGACTTTATTTTTTTTATCCTCTGAAAGAAATAAGAATGATTTTTTGTTATTTTCAGATATGGGAGATCAATTGGAAATCGAATTTATCAAACATGGAGAATTATATATGAAGAATGAAAATTTTATTATTAAAAAAATTAATATAGAATTTGCAAGTAGTGATCTAGAGAAAAAAAACGGATTAAAATATAGATCTTTTTTAAAGAAAAATAGTGGAATGTTGTTTTTTTTAAGAAACAAGGAAGAAATTCAAAAAATAATAAATATGAAAGAAATGAGGATTCCTTTAGATATTATTTTTCTTGATAAAAATCATACTGTTATATTTGTAAATAAACATGTTTATCCTGAAATGGAAATAGAAATAGAAGAAGGAAATTATAATAACAATATTAAATATATTTTAGAAGTAAATGCAGGAATGACAGATAAATGGGGAATAAAAATAGGTGTAACGAAAATAATTGATGTTTTAAAAAATTAA
- the lgt gene encoding prolipoprotein diacylglyceryl transferase yields the protein MIYLYCMKIMKILVEYYYIDWDPITKFSFKGFSIHVYSLMFVLSFITGWSIMKYIYRVDNINHKYLEPLLVYTFLGTIIGARLGQIFFYDFLYFSDHHWIEAFFPIRENPKESLFLGIIKGYEFVGYRGLSSHGATIGIILSSFFYSKRILKKSFFWLCDRLCIVVSLSAVFIRIGNFFNSEIVGKPCEMVPWAVKFLQMDTEYGEIIPRHPTQIYESISYLFIFLFLWFLYRKKNVKIGYISGIFFVLLWSTRFFLEFMKEPQGDEIIHMLSFNTGQCLSIPYIIFGVFILLSLRKKKYFFS from the coding sequence ATGATATACTTATACTGTATGAAAATCATGAAAATATTAGTGGAATATTATTATATAGATTGGGATCCAATAACTAAATTTTCTTTCAAAGGTTTTTCTATTCATGTTTATAGTTTAATGTTTGTTCTTTCTTTTATAACAGGATGGTCTATCATGAAATATATTTATAGAGTTGATAATATCAACCATAAATATTTGGAACCTTTATTGGTATATACTTTTTTAGGAACTATTATAGGAGCAAGATTAGGTCAAATTTTTTTTTATGATTTCTTATATTTTTCAGATCATCATTGGATAGAAGCTTTTTTCCCCATAAGAGAAAACCCTAAAGAAAGTTTGTTTTTAGGAATAATAAAAGGTTATGAATTTGTTGGATATAGAGGATTATCTAGTCATGGAGCAACTATAGGAATTATTTTATCTAGTTTCTTTTATAGCAAAAGAATTTTAAAAAAATCTTTTTTTTGGTTATGTGATAGATTATGTATTGTTGTGTCATTATCTGCAGTTTTTATAAGAATAGGAAATTTTTTCAATTCTGAAATTGTAGGAAAACCATGTGAAATGGTGCCTTGGGCAGTAAAATTTTTACAAATGGATACAGAATATGGAGAAATAATTCCTAGACATCCTACACAAATATATGAATCTATTAGTTATTTATTCATTTTTTTATTTTTATGGTTTTTATATCGAAAAAAAAATGTAAAAATTGGATATATATCTGGAATATTTTTTGTTCTTCTTTGGTCTACTCGTTTTTTTTTAGAATTTATGAAAGAACCACAAGGAGATGAAATCATTCATATGTTATCTTTTAATACGGGACAATGCCTTAGTATTCCATATATTATTTTTGGAGTTTTTATACTTCTTTCTTTAAGAAAAAAGAAATATTTTTTTTCATGA
- the yidD gene encoding membrane protein insertion efficiency factor YidD, producing MIKIVKIFLLKSILFYQIGISPWIGKNCRYIPTCSDYMIQSLKKEKNIFQAFIIGLKRILRCHPWGKSGFDPVNNNK from the coding sequence ATGATAAAAATCGTTAAGATTTTTCTTTTAAAGAGTATTCTATTTTATCAAATAGGAATATCTCCATGGATAGGAAAAAATTGTAGATATATTCCAACTTGTTCCGATTATATGATTCAATCGCTGAAAAAAGAAAAAAATATCTTTCAAGCTTTTATTATTGGATTAAAAAGAATTCTTAGATGTCATCCATGGGGAAAATCAGGATTTGATCCTGTGAATAATAATAAATAA
- a CDS encoding aconitate hydratase encodes MIFDFDMIRNFYFDLKFRISKVRNIISSPMTYSEKILYSHSIHDKKNLSNNNESYLNILPNRLAMQDATAQMTLLQFMQTGKNKTEIPTTIHCDHLIKAQYGFDIDLKKYFQENQEIYNFLKSASNKYGIGFWTPGSGIIHQVILENYAFPGGIIIGTDSHTPNSGGLGMLGIGIGGADAIEVMSGSFLELKIPKIIGVYLKGKLNGWASPKDIILKLSGILGTKGATDSIIEYFGEGTECLSCTGKATICNMGAEIGATSSLFPYDIKMKDFLDKSGRKEISDMADKIKNFLKADIEVYKNPYVYYDKVIKIDLDLLEPYINGPFTPDRSIPISKMKEEAKKNDWPTKIEVGLIGSCTNSSYEDMSKVISIIKQAKKKKLKISSEFLITPGSNMVYKLMKEQGFVSLFQKIGAQIFSSACGPCIGQWKRKGNSYNKKNTIIHSFNRNFSSRNDGNPKTHAFIASPEIVTALIFSGDLTFDPIRDSLKNEMGEYVKFEEPISMNMPILRNYNLSELGYEDPKNNNNIDIKIDSNSKRLQVLSPFPSWNRKDLLNVKLLIKIKGKCTTDHISMAGPWLRYRGHLEKISENLLIGAVNAFNEKTNHIKNILTGNYGDILDVAKFYKSKNISTLIVGDENYGEGSSREHAAMEPRFLGVRVIIAKSFSRIHEINLKKQGILALTFLDSSDYHKIQEEDTFHFYIRNFFPKKNINIKLVHKNGNQDNIIAKHSYNEKQIQWFIYGSFLNFIRRNKN; translated from the coding sequence TAATGAATCTTATCTGAATATTTTACCAAATCGTCTTGCAATGCAAGATGCAACCGCTCAAATGACATTACTTCAATTTATGCAGACTGGAAAAAATAAAACAGAAATTCCTACAACGATTCATTGTGATCATTTAATAAAAGCTCAATATGGATTTGACATAGATTTAAAAAAATATTTTCAAGAAAATCAGGAAATTTATAATTTTTTGAAATCTGCATCGAATAAATATGGAATTGGATTTTGGACCCCTGGATCAGGAATCATTCATCAAGTAATTTTGGAAAATTATGCATTCCCTGGAGGAATAATAATTGGGACAGATTCTCACACTCCTAATTCTGGAGGACTTGGAATGTTAGGAATCGGAATAGGAGGTGCAGATGCAATAGAAGTTATGTCTGGTTCTTTTTTAGAGTTAAAGATTCCAAAAATTATTGGAGTTTATCTGAAAGGAAAATTAAATGGATGGGCTTCTCCTAAAGATATTATATTAAAATTATCTGGAATTCTTGGAACAAAAGGAGCAACAGATTCTATTATTGAATATTTTGGAGAAGGAACAGAATGCCTTTCCTGTACAGGAAAGGCAACTATATGTAATATGGGGGCAGAAATAGGAGCGACATCTTCTTTGTTTCCTTATGATATAAAAATGAAAGATTTTTTAGATAAAAGTGGAAGAAAAGAAATATCTGATATGGCTGATAAAATAAAAAATTTTTTGAAAGCAGATATAGAAGTTTATAAAAATCCATATGTTTATTATGATAAAGTAATAAAAATAGATCTAGATTTATTAGAACCATATATTAACGGTCCTTTCACTCCTGATCGTTCTATTCCAATTTCTAAAATGAAAGAAGAAGCTAAAAAAAATGATTGGCCTACTAAAATAGAAGTGGGATTAATTGGATCTTGTACAAATTCTTCTTATGAAGATATGTCAAAAGTAATATCTATAATTAAACAAGCAAAAAAGAAAAAACTAAAAATTTCTTCTGAATTTTTAATTACACCAGGATCCAATATGGTGTATAAACTTATGAAAGAACAGGGGTTTGTTTCTCTTTTTCAAAAGATTGGAGCTCAGATTTTCTCTAGTGCTTGTGGCCCTTGTATTGGACAATGGAAAAGAAAAGGAAATAGTTATAATAAAAAAAATACAATTATTCATTCTTTTAACAGAAATTTTTCATCTCGTAACGATGGAAATCCTAAAACACATGCTTTTATTGCCTCTCCTGAAATTGTAACGGCTTTAATTTTTTCAGGAGATTTAACCTTTGATCCTATAAGAGATTCATTAAAAAATGAAATGGGAGAATATGTTAAATTTGAAGAACCAATATCTATGAATATGCCCATTTTAAGAAATTATAACCTATCAGAATTAGGATATGAAGATCCTAAAAATAATAATAACATAGATATTAAAATTGATTCAAATTCAAAACGTTTGCAAGTTTTATCTCCGTTTCCTTCTTGGAATAGAAAAGATTTATTAAATGTAAAGCTTTTAATAAAAATAAAAGGAAAATGTACTACTGATCATATTTCTATGGCTGGGCCATGGCTAAGATATAGAGGACACCTTGAAAAAATTTCAGAAAATTTGTTAATTGGAGCTGTTAATGCTTTTAATGAAAAAACTAATCATATAAAAAATATTTTAACAGGAAATTATGGAGACATTCTTGATGTAGCAAAATTTTATAAATCAAAAAATATTTCTACTTTAATTGTAGGAGATGAAAATTATGGAGAAGGATCTTCAAGAGAACATGCAGCTATGGAACCTCGTTTTTTAGGAGTTCGTGTGATTATTGCAAAATCTTTTTCCAGAATTCATGAGATTAATTTAAAAAAACAAGGGATTTTAGCTTTGACTTTTTTGGATTCTTCAGATTATCATAAAATTCAAGAGGAGGATACTTTTCATTTTTATATAAGAAATTTTTTTCCTAAAAAAAATATCAATATAAAATTGGTTCATAAAAATGGAAATCAAGACAACATAATAGCTAAACATTCTTATAATGAAAAACAAATTCAATGGTTTATATATGGTTCTTTTTTAAATTTCATAAGAAGAAATAAGAATTAA